Proteins encoded by one window of Nicotiana tabacum cultivar K326 chromosome 10, ASM71507v2, whole genome shotgun sequence:
- the LOC107759650 gene encoding myricetin 7/4'-O-methyltransferase 2-like has product MSRNENGSTDLLRAQAQIWNHMFSFINSSATKCAVQLGIPDVLYKHGKPMSFSDLSAELPLVHPSKVSFLTILMRFLVHSGFLNQHDQNHYSLTPVSRLLATNNPSGTRSHFLINHIQLLSKASFELSRWFQNDSPTAFHTAHGISFWDYFVENPKLGESFNVAMASDSMLVANVLITECKYVFEGLTSLVDVGGGTGTVSIAIAKAFPMINCTVFDLPHVIGDLKGSGNLEFVRGSMFDKIPKANAILLKWILHDWSDEDCVKILKKCKEAIPCREKGGKVIIIDMVMEDPKLISDEEFVRAQHNMDLLMTVLCAAKERTKKEWEKLFTESGFTQYNITPSLGSRSLIEIYP; this is encoded by the exons ATGTCAAGGAATGAGAATGGATCGACTGATCTTCTCCGAGCTCAAGCTCAAATCTGGAACCATATGTTCAGCTTCATAAACTCTTCAGCAACTAAATGTGCAGTTCAACTAGGCATCCCAGATGTCCTCTACAAACATGGCAAGCCCATGTCTTTTTCCGATCTCTCGGCTGAGCTTCCTCTCGTGCACCCTTCGAAAGTTTCCTTCTTGACAATTTTAATGCGATTTTTAGTTCATTCTGGATTTCTAAATCAACATGATCAAAATCATTATTCTCTAACCCCAGTGAGTCGACTTCTTGCGACGAATAATCCATCGGGTACGAGGTCACACTTTCTCATCAACCATATCCAATTGCTTTCAAAAGCATCGTTTGAATTAAGTAGGTGGTTCCAAAATGATTCCCCCACTGCTTTTCATACTGCTCATGGAATATCTTTCTGGGATTATTTTGTGGAAAATCCAAAGTTAGGTGAAAGTTTCAATGTTGCAATGGCTAGTGACTCTATGTTGGTTGCTAATGTGCTTATTACGGAGTGCAAATATGTATTTGAGGGCTTGACCTCTTTGGTGGACGTTGGAGGTGGCACTGGCACTGTTTCAATTGCAATAGCCAAAGCTTTTCCTATGATAAATTGTACTGTATTTGATCTTCCTCATGTTATTGGCGATCTCAAGGGAAGTGGGAACTTGGAGTTTGTCAGAGGAAGTATGTTTGATAAGATTCCTAAAGCTAATGCCATATTACTCAAG TGGATTCTGCATGACTGGAGTGACGAAGATTGTGTGAAGATACTGAAGAAATGCAAAGAGGCAATTCCATGTAGGGAGAAAGGAGGGAAAGTAATAATCATAGACATGGTGATGGAGGATCCTAAGCTAATTAGCGACGAGGAATTTGTTCGAGCACAACATAATATGGACTTGCTAATGACGGTTCTTTGTGCTGCCAAAGAGAGAACTAAGAAGGAATGGGAGAAGCTCTTCACTGAATCTGGTTTCACTCAATACAATATAACTCCCTCTCTCGGCTCAAGGTCTCTTATTGAAATCTACCCTTAA
- the LOC142165228 gene encoding uncharacterized protein LOC142165228 → MGAPINTPWILCGNFNNGLNTENRIRQPVTAREIQGFQEMINNLQLTPLRSTGWYFTWCNKQPVASRVYSKIDWALGNFQWLKQYRHIEADFLNPGVSDHSPILLRFFQERRLHPKPFKLFSNVMEHPEFHAILSRNLFDKENEILVEIDKWGSIEDQALTQKSRANWIMYGDTNSKYFHAQLNIRHSKNTITSIYIDTGIKLTDPMHVEAEFIAFFKR, encoded by the exons ATGGGGGCACCAATAAATACACCATGGATCCTCTGTGGAAACTTTAACAATGGTCTAAACACTGAGAATAGAATTAGACAGCCAGTCACAGCCAGGGAAATTCAAGGGTTCCAAGAGATGATTAATAATCTGCAGTTGACTCCTCTAAGATCAACAGGATGGTACTTTACCTGGTGTAACAAGCAACCTGTAGCAAGCAGAGTATATAGCAAAATAGATTGGGCTTTAGGCAACTTTCAATGGCTAAAGCAGTATAGACATATTGAGGCAGACTTCCTTAATCCAGGAGTATCTGATCACTCTCCTATTCTACTGAGATTTTTTCAGGAGAGAAGATTACATCCAAAACCATTTAAATTGTTTAGCAATGTAATGGAACATCCTGAGTTCCATGCAATATTAAGTAGG AACTTATTTGATAAGGAGAACGAGATATTGGTTGAGATTGACAAATGGGGCAGCATTGAGGATCAAGCACTTACACAAAAATCCAGGGCAAACTGGATTATGTATGGAGACACCAACTCCAAGTACTTTCATGCACAATTGAATATCAGACATAGCAAAAACACAATTACATCTATCTATATAGACACAGGTATCAAACTCACAGACCCTATGCATGTGGAAGCAGAGTTTATTGCTTTCTTTAAGAGATAA